In a genomic window of Chryseobacterium sp. G0162:
- a CDS encoding tetratricopeptide repeat protein, with protein MEKFQRYYLSFLLLIVYTNTIAQVNCNAIEGEDCKKACELYNKASELQGFRESQEGFDKAIELCPDFSNAYMEKAVPYLKNGDFSTWKILIDKAVALNPKMHLGYRGWCKFQFLGDYKGAIQDLEEFRQYYPEDLGRSLNGDYHLDVVKAMSYSGLGKKEKAAGIIEKLLATRGYVKGMFDHYQLGVTYFELGRYDKALENFEKQSKEYNFAENIYFKSKVSKIRNKDYLDLKMLALKTYDEGKTMKDVYTHHFNKVYRQQIEEL; from the coding sequence ATGGAAAAGTTTCAGAGGTATTACCTTAGCTTTTTGTTACTTATCGTGTACACCAATACTATTGCACAGGTCAACTGTAATGCAATAGAGGGTGAGGACTGTAAAAAAGCGTGTGAACTTTACAACAAAGCTTCAGAGTTACAAGGTTTCCGCGAGTCTCAGGAAGGTTTTGATAAAGCTATTGAACTTTGTCCGGATTTCTCCAATGCTTATATGGAGAAAGCGGTACCTTATCTTAAAAACGGAGATTTTTCAACCTGGAAAATCCTGATTGATAAAGCCGTTGCCTTAAATCCTAAAATGCACCTTGGTTACAGAGGCTGGTGTAAATTTCAATTTTTAGGGGATTATAAAGGGGCAATTCAGGACTTAGAAGAGTTCCGTCAATATTATCCTGAAGATCTTGGAAGATCTTTAAATGGAGATTATCATTTGGATGTGGTGAAAGCTATGTCCTACAGTGGTTTAGGGAAGAAAGAAAAAGCGGCCGGCATTATCGAAAAGCTTCTGGCTACAAGAGGGTATGTAAAGGGAATGTTTGACCATTACCAGCTTGGCGTTACCTATTTTGAACTGGGCAGATATGATAAAGCCCTGGAAAATTTTGAAAAACAAAGCAAAGAGTACAACTTTGCCGAGAATATATACTTTAAAAGTAAAGTTTCTAAGATCAGAAACAAGGATTATTTGGATTTAAAAATGTTAGCCTTAAAAACGTATGATGAAGGCAAGACAATGAAAGATGTCTATACCCATCATTTTAACAAAGTTTACAGACAGCAGATTGAAGAGCTGTAG